Proteins encoded in a region of the Candidatus Poribacteria bacterium genome:
- a CDS encoding xanthine dehydrogenase family protein subunit M → MQDFSYVSAQTVPEAVALLDEKGEKARILAGGTDLIVQVREARRDVDLMIDVKSIPEVNVLNYDANVGLTLGAAVECYKIYAVDAICDAYPGLVDATKIIGGTAIQGRAGVGGNLCNASPAADCIPPLIVLSATCVIAGPNGERELPVEQFCTAPGQTALEKGEMLVSLKIPAPASNSSSFYLRFIPRNEMDIAVVGAGASVTLDAAKRTIVSARIALAAVAPTPLFAEEASALLVGREVSDEAIDEAAQAAQAIARPISDMRGTAEQRTHLVGVLTRRALNGAIQRV, encoded by the coding sequence ATGCAAGATTTTTCTTATGTTTCCGCGCAAACGGTGCCGGAAGCCGTTGCTCTACTTGATGAAAAGGGAGAAAAGGCTCGCATTTTGGCGGGTGGGACCGACCTCATCGTTCAAGTCCGGGAAGCACGCCGAGACGTTGACTTGATGATTGATGTCAAATCCATTCCAGAGGTGAACGTCTTAAATTACGATGCTAACGTCGGCTTGACGCTCGGTGCCGCAGTCGAGTGTTATAAGATTTACGCCGTTGATGCTATTTGCGATGCTTATCCCGGTTTAGTCGATGCGACCAAAATTATCGGTGGCACCGCGATCCAAGGACGCGCTGGCGTTGGTGGTAATTTGTGTAATGCTTCACCCGCTGCGGATTGCATACCACCACTGATTGTGCTAAGTGCTACCTGTGTCATTGCCGGTCCAAACGGCGAACGCGAATTACCTGTTGAACAATTCTGTACAGCTCCGGGGCAGACTGCTCTCGAAAAGGGTGAGATGCTTGTCTCTCTGAAGATACCAGCACCTGCAAGCAACTCGAGTTCCTTCTATCTCCGGTTTATCCCGCGCAATGAGATGGATATCGCTGTCGTTGGTGCCGGAGCATCTGTAACACTTGATGCTGCAAAACGGACAATCGTTTCTGCCCGTATTGCACTCGCTGCTGTCGCGCCCACGCCGCTCTTTGCAGAAGAAGCAAGTGCGCTGCTTGTAGGTCGCGAGGTCTCTGATGAAGCAATCGACGAAGCCGCACAAGCTGCACAAGCGATCGCTCGTCCGATTAGTGATATGCGTGGTACTGCGGAGCAGCGAACTCATCTCGTCGGTGTGCTGACTCGGCGTGCACTCAACGGCGCAATCCAAAGAGTTTGA
- a CDS encoding phytanoyl-CoA dioxygenase family protein encodes MHAELPFVDCTDLVKDRDRLLEHAHQNGYLFFPGLLPVEPVLALRQQVLHVAGQHELLEPNTDPDAGIRRKGVFVCEQDRSETYIHFYVDVQKLRLFHALPHHERIVGILEVLFGTSVFIHPRHICHVIFPGEHQYTTPPHQDFSPVRGSQETWTVWTPLGDCDAELGGLAIARGSNRHGLLEDGGVRSWELVGDSTEWAWNPFKCGDVVMFHSLTIHRGRDNMTEDRIRLATSARYQSVNEPVDEDALTVHLGCAKWEEVYSEWETDDPLKYYWNAIDLDVQPAYHRRRRETANR; translated from the coding sequence ATGCACGCCGAATTGCCATTTGTGGACTGCACAGACTTGGTTAAAGACCGAGACAGACTTCTTGAGCACGCCCACCAGAATGGGTATCTCTTCTTTCCCGGACTGCTTCCTGTGGAACCGGTACTTGCCCTACGTCAACAGGTGCTTCATGTAGCAGGACAGCATGAACTTCTTGAACCAAATACCGATCCCGATGCTGGTATCCGCAGAAAAGGGGTTTTCGTCTGCGAACAGGACAGATCCGAGACGTATATACATTTCTATGTTGATGTCCAGAAACTCCGGCTTTTCCACGCGCTTCCGCATCACGAGCGTATTGTAGGTATCCTGGAAGTCCTGTTTGGAACATCTGTTTTCATCCACCCCCGTCATATCTGTCACGTTATCTTTCCGGGAGAACATCAGTACACTACGCCGCCGCATCAGGACTTCAGTCCAGTTCGCGGTTCGCAGGAAACATGGACCGTGTGGACACCTTTAGGAGACTGTGATGCCGAGTTGGGTGGCTTGGCGATTGCGCGTGGATCAAACCGTCATGGGTTGTTAGAGGACGGCGGTGTCCGTTCTTGGGAGTTGGTCGGAGACAGTACAGAATGGGCATGGAACCCCTTCAAATGCGGAGATGTTGTTATGTTCCACAGTTTAACGATTCACCGAGGTCGTGACAATATGACCGAGGATCGTATACGGCTCGCAACGAGTGCCCGCTACCAATCGGTCAATGAACCCGTTGATGAAGACGCTCTCACCGTTCATCTGGGCTGTGCGAAATGGGAAGAGGTCTATTCGGAGTGGGAAACCGACGATCCGCTGAAGTATTATTGGAACGCAATTGACTTGGATGTTCAACCGGCTTACCATCGGCGCAGGAGAGAAACTGCAAATCGTTAG
- a CDS encoding DUF1080 domain-containing protein, producing MKYRIFTFFLFTLISVYVPLCVGEVLFEDDFNKKAIDKGKWVPTGTWSADGKELTVNGGEVGITLKNDFTDFELYVDFNMVNPLWASNWVMRAKDPNNCTLVQIVADNRDQFWWFTRVGGNYIVKDEDKLDNESGVHAELGKWYTIKIVAEGDRYDLYLAERGKELKLCCTWEDDTNDKGGIGFRAGGGEHSLYDNVLVTTVGHSFAVNPEDALPVTWGKLKAVP from the coding sequence ATGAAATACCGCATCTTTACTTTCTTTTTATTTACACTCATCTCAGTATATGTGCCCCTTTGTGTTGGCGAAGTGCTGTTTGAGGATGACTTTAATAAGAAGGCAATTGACAAAGGTAAATGGGTGCCTACAGGAACCTGGTCCGCGGATGGCAAGGAACTGACGGTTAACGGTGGAGAAGTCGGGATTACTCTAAAAAACGACTTTACTGACTTTGAATTATACGTTGACTTCAATATGGTAAACCCGCTATGGGCATCGAATTGGGTCATGCGGGCAAAAGACCCAAATAATTGTACATTGGTTCAAATTGTGGCAGATAATCGGGATCAATTTTGGTGGTTTACAAGAGTAGGTGGTAATTATATTGTTAAGGATGAGGATAAGTTGGACAATGAATCGGGTGTACACGCTGAGTTGGGCAAATGGTATACGATAAAGATAGTTGCCGAAGGTGATCGTTACGACCTCTACCTCGCTGAGCGTGGCAAGGAACTCAAATTATGTTGTACATGGGAAGATGATACCAATGACAAAGGCGGTATAGGTTTCAGAGCCGGTGGCGGTGAACACTCCTTGTATGACAATGTGTTGGTTACAACCGTGGGACACAGTTTTGCTGTGAACCCCGAAGATGCCCTGCCAGTCACATGGGGTAAACTCAAGGCTGTCCCATAA
- a CDS encoding (2Fe-2S)-binding protein yields the protein MARKSHVQTTINGETVEFLCESRQSLLEVLRDELHLTGAKEGCNNGNCGACSVILDGRLVNSCLVLGVETEGKSVETIEGLAEPDKLHPIQDAFLENAALQCGICTPGFIMSAKALLDSNPNPTEHEIRYWLAGNLCRCTGYDKIVKAVMDVAKETSA from the coding sequence ATGGCGAGAAAATCGCACGTTCAAACCACTATCAATGGTGAAACGGTGGAATTTCTCTGCGAATCCCGTCAAAGCCTACTCGAAGTCCTCAGAGATGAACTCCATCTTACGGGTGCTAAAGAGGGATGCAACAACGGAAATTGTGGGGCTTGCAGTGTCATCCTTGATGGCAGACTTGTCAATTCATGCCTGGTCCTCGGTGTAGAGACTGAAGGTAAATCTGTGGAAACCATAGAAGGTCTCGCGGAGCCTGACAAGCTGCACCCGATCCAAGATGCGTTCTTGGAAAACGCCGCGCTCCAGTGCGGTATTTGCACACCCGGCTTTATTATGAGTGCTAAAGCACTACTGGATAGCAATCCGAATCCAACTGAACATGAAATTCGGTACTGGTTGGCGGGTAACCTGTGTCGCTGTACCGGCTATGATAAAATTGTCAAAGCAGTGATGGATGTCGCTAAGGAAACCTCTGCTTAA
- a CDS encoding MoaD/ThiS family protein: protein MPTVVIPPLMRKLTDGEANITLPGVTVREVIDNLESRYPGMKERLREEDRLKPGIAVYIDGLLTRGSLLERVDTDAEIHFLPAIGGGMAEPSN from the coding sequence ATGCCAACCGTAGTCATTCCACCCCTCATGCGTAAACTCACGGACGGCGAAGCGAACATTACTCTTCCTGGTGTGACTGTTCGTGAAGTGATTGATAATTTAGAAAGTCGCTACCCGGGTATGAAAGAGCGGTTGCGTGAAGAAGACCGTCTTAAGCCCGGCATCGCCGTATACATTGATGGTCTCCTTACTCGGGGATCCCTCCTTGAACGCGTTGACACGGACGCAGAAATTCATTTCCTTCCTGCTATAGGTGGCGGTATGGCAGAACCTTCTAACTGA
- a CDS encoding xanthine dehydrogenase family protein molybdopterin-binding subunit, with the protein MATEKKEYKVIGTRPIRHDGVDKVTGRALYGADFQMAGLLHGRVLRSPHAHARIISIDTSRAEAYPGVKGVVTAKDLPDAGDKVADLGEGAVNLKHLCDNILASDKVLYKGHAVAAVAATSPHIAEEACTLIDVEYEVLPPVLEVRQAMEPDAPLLHEHLKTTSMGETADEPSNVASHIQHQLGDPEKGFAEADIIVERDFVTGTVHQGYIEPHNATAHFNQDGQLTIWCSTQGAFTVREQVAEILQYPISKIKVVPMEIGGGFGGKISVYIKPVAALLAKKTGKPVKVLMNRADVFEGTGPTPASYIRVKMGATNDGKITAAEAYLAFEAGAYPGSPVGPGAMCIFAPYSIENLIIDGYDVVVNKPKTAPYRAPGAPNAAFGSETVVDEIAEKLGIDPLEIRLLNGAKEGDRRADGPIHPRIGCIETLEAAKAHPHYTAPNGKKHHGRGVASGYWFNIGLESSVTINVNADGTINLIEGSTDIGGTRSSIAMQAAEVLGISAESVNPSVVDTNSVGYTAVTGGSRTTYATGYAAYEAAQDVKQKMIARAAKLWEVDEANVQFADGEFSCINGKEEQISFRDLCGRLGETGGPVVGSGTVNPGGAGGAYATHVVDVVVDEETGKVEILRYTAVQDAGKAIHPSYVEGQIQGGAVQGIGWALNEEYIYNAEGTMTNASFLDYRMPTCLDLPMIDAVIVEVPNPGHPYGVRGVGEVPIVPPMAAIANAIYDAIGVRMTELPMSPDRLLKAMGKI; encoded by the coding sequence ATGGCAACCGAAAAGAAAGAATATAAAGTTATCGGGACCCGGCCCATCCGCCATGACGGTGTTGACAAAGTCACCGGTCGTGCACTTTACGGGGCAGATTTTCAAATGGCTGGACTCCTACACGGTAGAGTCCTTCGAAGCCCACACGCCCATGCGCGGATTATATCGATTGATACCAGCCGTGCCGAAGCCTATCCCGGGGTTAAAGGCGTTGTTACCGCGAAAGACTTGCCTGATGCTGGGGACAAAGTCGCGGATCTCGGCGAAGGTGCTGTTAATCTCAAACATCTCTGCGATAACATCTTGGCAAGCGATAAAGTGTTGTACAAAGGGCACGCCGTTGCCGCTGTTGCTGCGACGAGTCCACACATCGCAGAAGAGGCTTGCACACTTATTGATGTCGAATACGAGGTGCTCCCACCTGTCTTAGAGGTGCGTCAAGCAATGGAGCCGGATGCACCGCTCCTGCACGAACACTTGAAAACCACCTCAATGGGCGAGACGGCTGATGAACCGAGCAACGTTGCAAGTCATATCCAGCATCAGTTGGGTGACCCTGAAAAGGGATTCGCCGAAGCGGATATCATTGTTGAGCGTGATTTCGTTACAGGTACCGTCCATCAAGGCTATATTGAACCGCACAACGCCACAGCACATTTCAACCAAGATGGTCAACTGACCATTTGGTGTAGCACGCAAGGTGCGTTTACGGTTCGTGAGCAGGTTGCTGAAATTCTCCAATACCCCATTTCCAAAATTAAAGTCGTTCCGATGGAAATTGGTGGCGGTTTTGGTGGTAAGATTAGTGTTTACATTAAACCTGTCGCTGCATTGTTGGCAAAGAAAACAGGTAAGCCTGTCAAGGTGCTCATGAACCGTGCTGATGTATTTGAAGGCACGGGACCGACACCTGCTTCCTACATTCGCGTCAAGATGGGTGCGACGAATGACGGTAAGATAACAGCCGCTGAGGCGTATCTCGCTTTTGAAGCGGGTGCCTACCCCGGTTCCCCCGTTGGACCTGGCGCGATGTGTATCTTTGCACCCTACAGCATTGAAAACCTCATCATTGACGGCTACGATGTGGTTGTCAATAAACCGAAAACCGCGCCTTACCGCGCCCCCGGCGCACCAAACGCTGCTTTCGGTTCTGAGACAGTTGTTGACGAGATCGCGGAAAAACTCGGCATTGACCCACTTGAGATCCGGTTGCTCAACGGTGCAAAAGAGGGCGACCGGCGTGCAGATGGCCCCATTCACCCCCGCATCGGCTGTATTGAAACGCTTGAAGCGGCGAAAGCGCATCCGCACTATACCGCACCGAATGGGAAGAAACACCACGGTCGCGGTGTCGCTTCCGGGTACTGGTTCAATATCGGCTTGGAGTCGAGTGTGACGATTAATGTCAACGCCGATGGTACAATTAACCTCATTGAGGGTTCTACAGACATCGGTGGCACTCGCTCTTCGATTGCTATGCAGGCGGCGGAAGTCCTCGGTATATCTGCTGAATCGGTCAACCCAAGCGTTGTTGATACCAATTCTGTCGGTTATACTGCTGTAACGGGCGGTAGCCGTACAACCTACGCGACCGGTTACGCCGCTTATGAAGCCGCACAGGATGTCAAGCAGAAGATGATCGCTCGCGCCGCGAAACTCTGGGAAGTTGACGAAGCCAACGTGCAGTTCGCAGATGGCGAATTTTCATGCATCAACGGCAAAGAGGAGCAGATTAGTTTCCGCGACCTCTGTGGCAGACTCGGTGAAACCGGCGGTCCGGTTGTGGGCAGCGGAACCGTGAATCCCGGTGGTGCCGGTGGTGCCTACGCAACTCACGTAGTGGATGTGGTAGTGGACGAGGAGACCGGCAAGGTCGAGATTCTCCGCTATACCGCAGTCCAGGATGCAGGAAAAGCCATCCATCCCAGTTATGTTGAGGGCCAGATACAGGGCGGTGCTGTTCAGGGTATCGGTTGGGCGTTGAATGAGGAATACATCTACAATGCCGAAGGCACGATGACCAACGCCAGTTTCCTTGATTATCGGATGCCGACCTGCTTGGATTTACCTATGATTGATGCTGTCATCGTTGAAGTCCCGAATCCGGGGCATCCGTATGGTGTGCGTGGTGTCGGTGAAGTGCCGATTGTGCCACCGATGGCTGCCATCGCCAACGCTATCTACGATGCAATCGGTGTTCGGATGACGGAACTCCCGATGTCGCCTGATCGGCTTCTGAAAGCCATGGGCAAAATCTAA
- the ileS gene encoding isoleucine--tRNA ligase, whose protein sequence is MFGEVSSQFTFAEKEKQILEFWRENDIFQKSMEMYKDAPSFVFLEGPPFANAPPGVHHVLARVMKDAVCRYKTMTGHYVHRKAGWDTHGLPVEYQVEKQLNITNKAELEAYGVQNFIEKCKENVFQYERDWRQMTERIGFWVNLDDAYITLSNDYIESVWWVLRQAWDKELLYQGHKVQPYCYRCGTTLASHEVALGYQEVADPSIFVRFRLKHKENAYLLVWTTTPWTLPSNVAVAVGEDYDYVAVEEGNGQHLILAKECIPSLFGDESPQVVENYKGSDLQAWEYEPLFDSGQHREKSHYIVTGDFVTTTEGSGLVHIAPAFGQDDYEIGQKYNLPLVQLVGPDGKFVSAVKEPWAGEYVKDADPKIIENLDGRGLLFKAAEYTHQYPFCWRCDTPLLYYARESWFIRTTAIREQMHQNNQQINWYPEHIKNGRFGNWLENNIDWGLSRERYWGTPLPVWVCDDCGHQHCVGSIAELKELGTDVPDDIELHRPYVDDVALVCSECSGTMYRVEDVIDCWFDSGCAHTAQWHYPFENKEMLEQAYPADFISEAIDQTRGWFYSLLATGTLLYDKPAYKNCLCLELIMGPDGQKMSKSRGNTVDPWTILNKQGADAMRWYMFTATTPWTPRAFTLDGIDEALKKFMGTLQNVYSFFVMYANLEQVDVLQDVPPVSERSTVDKWILSRLHTLIDNVRDEMENYHLTNAPRAIEAFVDDLSNWYVRRSRDRFWGAEAGPDKHAAYATLYEVLVTIAKLSAPFVPFLADELYRNLVCSLDVEAPLSVHLAEYPVADAALRDVQLETDMAFTRDVISMGHAARNRSGIKTRQPLAELTLGGLSEAEKATVERLAELVHDELNVKTIGFTEDLDAFAQVTLKPNFKVLGPKYGKGVQAIAKTLAAGDAIALKAELEAAGSLQVEASGETYTLGQSDVEVQTQNREGFFVEMDAKKFVALSTELTHELTLEGLAREFVNKIQNMRKEADFNVSDRIKLSLDTTSPLLDEAFQAHQDYILRETLTTAVVDTPGENAFILAQKLNGEPATLSVEQV, encoded by the coding sequence ATGTTTGGAGAAGTATCATCTCAATTCACGTTTGCTGAAAAGGAAAAACAGATCTTAGAGTTCTGGCGTGAAAATGACATCTTTCAGAAGAGTATGGAGATGTATAAAGACGCACCGTCGTTCGTTTTTCTGGAGGGACCGCCGTTTGCGAATGCACCTCCCGGTGTGCATCACGTCCTGGCACGCGTCATGAAAGATGCCGTCTGTCGCTACAAGACTATGACGGGGCATTACGTCCACCGTAAAGCGGGCTGGGATACGCACGGACTTCCGGTTGAATATCAGGTTGAAAAGCAGCTCAACATTACAAACAAAGCAGAACTGGAAGCCTACGGCGTTCAAAACTTTATCGAAAAGTGTAAGGAAAACGTCTTCCAATACGAGCGGGATTGGCGGCAGATGACGGAACGCATCGGATTCTGGGTCAACTTAGATGATGCCTATATCACGTTGTCCAACGATTACATTGAAAGTGTCTGGTGGGTGCTCCGACAAGCGTGGGACAAGGAACTGCTCTATCAAGGACATAAGGTGCAGCCGTATTGCTATCGGTGCGGTACAACCTTAGCAAGCCACGAAGTCGCGCTCGGTTACCAAGAGGTTGCCGATCCGTCTATCTTTGTCCGCTTCCGGCTGAAACACAAGGAGAATGCTTACCTGCTCGTCTGGACGACGACACCATGGACCTTACCTTCTAACGTGGCTGTTGCTGTGGGTGAGGATTACGATTACGTTGCCGTTGAAGAAGGTAACGGACAGCACCTCATCCTCGCAAAGGAATGCATACCGAGCTTATTCGGCGATGAATCTCCGCAGGTTGTCGAAAACTATAAGGGGAGCGACCTCCAAGCGTGGGAATACGAACCCTTGTTTGATAGCGGGCAGCATCGGGAAAAATCACACTACATTGTCACTGGTGATTTTGTAACGACGACAGAGGGAAGCGGTTTGGTTCACATCGCCCCCGCCTTCGGACAAGATGACTACGAGATCGGGCAAAAATACAACCTGCCGCTCGTGCAACTGGTAGGTCCCGATGGCAAATTTGTTTCAGCGGTGAAAGAGCCGTGGGCAGGCGAATACGTCAAGGATGCTGATCCGAAAATCATCGAAAACTTGGATGGACGTGGACTGTTGTTCAAGGCTGCCGAATATACGCACCAATATCCGTTCTGTTGGCGGTGCGATACCCCGTTGCTCTATTACGCACGCGAATCGTGGTTTATCCGAACGACCGCCATCCGAGAACAGATGCACCAGAATAATCAGCAAATCAACTGGTACCCGGAGCATATTAAAAACGGACGCTTCGGCAATTGGCTGGAAAATAATATTGACTGGGGATTGAGCCGTGAACGTTATTGGGGAACACCCTTGCCGGTCTGGGTGTGTGACGACTGCGGGCATCAGCATTGTGTCGGAAGTATCGCCGAATTGAAAGAACTCGGTACGGATGTGCCGGATGATATTGAACTCCACCGTCCTTATGTGGACGACGTTGCTCTCGTCTGCAGCGAATGTAGCGGCACGATGTATCGTGTGGAAGACGTAATTGATTGCTGGTTTGACTCCGGTTGTGCGCACACAGCACAGTGGCACTACCCCTTTGAAAACAAGGAGATGTTGGAGCAGGCGTATCCGGCAGATTTCATCTCTGAAGCCATCGATCAGACACGAGGATGGTTCTATAGCCTCTTGGCAACCGGCACACTTCTCTATGATAAACCGGCTTACAAAAACTGCCTCTGCCTTGAACTCATTATGGGACCCGACGGTCAGAAGATGAGTAAGAGTCGGGGGAATACGGTGGATCCGTGGACAATTCTCAACAAGCAAGGTGCGGATGCGATGCGCTGGTATATGTTCACCGCAACTACACCGTGGACACCACGCGCTTTCACACTTGACGGCATTGACGAGGCGTTGAAAAAGTTCATGGGGACTCTCCAGAACGTTTATAGTTTCTTCGTTATGTATGCCAATTTAGAGCAGGTCGATGTCTTGCAAGATGTACCGCCTGTCTCGGAACGTTCCACAGTGGACAAATGGATCCTGTCGCGTCTCCACACCCTCATTGACAATGTGCGCGATGAGATGGAAAATTACCATCTCACGAATGCCCCACGTGCCATCGAGGCGTTTGTGGACGACCTCAGCAACTGGTACGTCCGTCGTTCCCGCGACCGCTTCTGGGGCGCGGAAGCCGGACCCGACAAGCATGCCGCTTATGCCACGCTTTATGAAGTGCTTGTAACCATTGCGAAACTCTCCGCGCCTTTCGTTCCATTTTTGGCGGACGAACTCTATCGCAATTTGGTATGTTCGCTGGATGTCGAGGCACCCCTGAGTGTTCATCTTGCGGAATATCCGGTTGCGGATGCCGCGCTCAGAGATGTTCAGTTGGAAACCGATATGGCTTTCACTCGCGATGTGATCAGCATGGGACACGCTGCACGCAACCGTTCCGGCATCAAGACGCGCCAACCCCTTGCGGAGCTTACGCTTGGTGGACTCTCCGAGGCAGAGAAAGCAACCGTTGAGCGTTTAGCGGAGCTCGTCCACGATGAACTCAATGTCAAAACGATCGGATTCACAGAGGACTTGGACGCTTTCGCGCAGGTGACGCTCAAACCCAACTTCAAGGTATTGGGACCCAAGTACGGTAAGGGCGTACAAGCCATCGCTAAAACACTCGCTGCTGGAGATGCAATAGCACTGAAGGCGGAGTTGGAAGCCGCTGGAAGCTTACAGGTTGAGGCATCGGGAGAGACGTATACCCTTGGGCAATCTGACGTTGAGGTCCAGACACAGAATCGGGAGGGGTTCTTTGTAGAGATGGATGCAAAGAAATTCGTTGCTTTGTCGACGGAATTGACGCACGAATTGACGCTTGAAGGCTTGGCGCGCGAGTTCGTCAATAAGATTCAGAATATGCGGAAGGAGGCTGATTTTAACGTCTCCGATCGGATCAAACTCAGCCTTGACACGACATCCCCACTTTTAGACGAGGCGTTTCAGGCGCATCAAGACTACATCCTCCGTGAAACGCTCACAACAGCGGTTGTAGACACGCCGGGTGAAAATGCCTTCATCCTCGCACAGAAACTCAACGGAGAACCCGCCACCTTGAGTGTTGAGCAGGTCTGA